TTTTAATATTAAAGGCTTGATTATGGTTTCAGTGCCACAAGATATGGTTTCTATGATAGTTACAAAAGCTATTAAGATGGCAAGAAAGTTAAATATGAATATCATAGGTTTAATTGAAAATATGAGTTATATCACTTGTGATTGTTGTAATAATAAAATTTATTTGACAGATGAGAATGACACACAAACTTTTTTAAAAGAAAATGATGTTGAGCTTTTAGGAGAACTTCCTATGACTAAACAGATTGCAAAATTAACTAAAGGAGAAAATAGTTATCCAGAAGAAACATTTTCTAAGATTGTTGATAGGGTTATAGAAAAGGTTAAAGAATTATAAGATAAAATAAAAACAACAGTTATTGCAGTAACTGTTGTTTTACTTTTCTATAATTTCTTTTAATTTACACAGATATTTTTAATATCTAACCTATTATAGTATTTTCTTTTTAAAAAGTCAATGATATAGTAATACTGCTTTTCTAATTTTCAACTTTCATCTTAGTGAGCCTGATAGGAGGTGAAGAAGTTGAAAAGGCTTTTAATTTACACACTGATAGTACTAATGATTTTATGTACCTTATATCAATTTTTCTTGATATTAAAGTGTCAAACTTCCGATTAAGTGTGTTAGAACATTTGTGGCTTTAGCCGTGAGATGAATAACACCAACATTGAAAATGTTGCTCTAAAATTGGTAATTTTACTAATTTTAGAGTATAATATATTTAAGAACTTTAAAAACTGAATATATAAGGTTGAGGTTAGAAAATGCAGTAACCTCGTAAAATATTCACTGCCAAAATTAAATGGTTTTGAACCGAGCCAACAGGATGTAAATGTTCTCAACGGAGAGCTTGTCCATTAAAGTCTTAAGGAAATTAGCTAGTATTTGAATACTAGATATTCAAAAGAAACTAAATTGTACTTAAGAACCTTGCGGCTTCAGTCGTGAGAGGTTCAGTTAGAGTTTCAATATATGTTTCATTAACAATTGTATTTTTAGTTTATAATTTTTTAATGAAATTTTCAAAAGCCTAATTACATATAATTTTAACATATTAAGATACTCTAATCCAATAAAAAAAATTATAAAATATTTGTATTTTTATTTGACAAAATATAAGAAAATATTATATAATTCTCTTAAAAAAGAGGGTGATAACATAAAAAAGAATAAAGCATTCTCAATTTTTGAAATAATATTATCCATTTTGATTTTTTCATTTTTAATGAACATTGCTTTTGTAAAATACAGAGAATTTAAAGAATTAAGAGATATAAATGAAGCTAAAACAAAAATAACAGAAGCCTTTTATTTGGTGTCAACGACTTCTTTGAAACAGAAAACAAAGCAAGAATTACAATTAGACTTATCTGCAAAAAAGATTATAATATCAAATAAATCACTTAAAACACAAGAAATAAAACTTCCTAAAGACTTGATATATTACCACACTTATACATCAAATTTAAATTCTTTAAAACTTTCTTTTACCAAAAATGGTAATATTTCAAAATCATTTTCAATTTATATTTTCAATAGAGCTAAAAAAGTAAGATACAAAATATCATTTTATGGTTTTGATAGGAGTAAATTCTTGAAAATCAATAATTATCGTAAAAAGAAAAATAATGAAATATCCTATTCAAAGATATTAGACTATCATAAATCAACTAATGAAGATAGAGAAACTTTCTATAAGGATTGGAGACGAGAGTGATGAAAAGATTAATATTAGTCTTATTATTTTTGTTTATATGTATACAAATTTTCTCCATTCAATCTAAGAAAAATTTAGTTAAGATTGATATTATTGGAAAATCTGGGATAAAAAGTTATTATGTAAATTTTTCTAATGAACAGAATTTAGATAGCTTTGAAATATATGATGTGTTAAATTAAAAATAGTTCATTACTAGCCAAACTTTTAAAAAATTTTCTTTGAAGAGATATTTAGAAATTTCTATCATATATAGCGATTACTTGCCAGCCTATAATGTTTCTCGAGCTCCAAAATGCTCTTTCAACATTATAGGACGTCGCAGTAATCTTATTTAAAAGTTTTAAAATTTTTTATTTTAAAGAAAATTTATTGTAATAAAATTAGGAATGAAATTCACTTATTTTTAATATATAAGAATTAATAAGAAAGGAATAAAAATGGAAAATAGTTCTGAAAAAATAGAAAAATATTTTAAGAAAACTATCAATAGTACTATGAACAATAATAAAAATTCATATATTGAAGATATAGAAGAATTATTTATCCGTGAAAATGTCAGTTCTAATAAAGGAATTTTTTCAATATTGTTAGAAGCTATAAAGTTTTCAGCAAGTGATATTCATATTGAAGCATTAACAGATAAAATAAGAATAAGATATAGAATTAATGGCATTTTAAAAGAAGTTGCAGAAATTGATAAAACTTTTTTATCTTCAATAGTTTCTAAATTAAAGATTTTATCTTCTCTTGATATAGTTGAAAAGAGAAAGCCCCAAGATGGTAGATTTTCATTGAAATATAAGGGAAGAGAAATTGATTTTAGAACTTCTATTATACCAACTATGAATGGAGAGAAGATAGTAATTAGAATTTTAGATAAATTCAACTATAATTTTACCTTAGAAGATTTATATTTATCAGAACAAAATAAAAGAATTTTCTATAAGACCATAAATCAAAATAATGGAATTATTTTAGTAAATGGACCAACAGGTTCAGGAAAATCAAGTACACTATACAGTATTTTAAAATATAAAAATAGGGAAGAAGTTAATATTTCAACTGTTGAAGACCCTATTGAATATCAAATTGAAGGAATAAATCAAGTACAATGTAGAAATGAAATAGGGTTAGGTTTTGCAACAATTTTAAGGGCATTGTTAAGACAAGACCCAGATATTTTAATGGTAGGAGAAATAAGAGATAAGGAAACAGCAGAGATTGCAGTTAAAGCTTCACTCACAGGACATTTAGTTTTTTCAACTCTACACTCAAATGATAGCTTAGGTTGTATAAATAGGCTAGTAAATTTAGGAATTGATAGTTATTTATTGAGTTTAGTTTTGCAGATGGTAGTATCCCAAAGATTAGTTAGAAAACTTTGCCCTCATTGTAAAAAAGAAGATGAGAATTATAAAGAAAAGTTAAAAAGTTTAAATTTAATGGAAGAAAAATATAGAGATATAAAATTCTATACATCTGAGGGTTGCGAAAAGTGTATGGGAACTGGCTATATGGGAAGAATACCTGTTTTTGAAATAATATATTTTGATGATATTTTAAAAGATATGTTAGCACAGAAAAAGGAGACAAAACAAAATTTTAAAACTTTACTTGATGATGCAATGGATAAGGCAAAAGAGGGCTTGACTTCCTTAGATGAGATAATGAGGCAACTATGAAAAATAAAAAAGAAAAAATTTTATTTTTTACTAATGAACTGGCAATAATGTTAAAAAGTGGTTTAACTTTTACAACTGCCATTGAAATAATATTAAAAGAAGAAAAGGATAAGAATTTTAAAGAAGTTTTAAGGAAAATTCATAAAAATTTAATAGCAGGAAAAAGTATTTTTGAAAGTTTTAAGAATTTTGACAAGATTTTTGGGAATACTTATTTATATATGTTGAAAATTGGAGAAGTCAGTGGAAGTATTACAGAAAGATTAGAAGATATTTCCAGATCTTTGGAATTTGATTTAGCAAACCAAAAGAAATTAGGAGGAATATTAGTTTATCCGATAGTTGTTATAAGTTTAACTCTTATAATAGTAACTTTTTTGCTGACTTTTATACTTCCAAATTTTATTACAATTTTTGAAGAAAACCAAGTTGAATTACCTTTAATAACAAGAATTTTATTATTTATTTCAAGGAATTTTCATTATATTTTATTTTTTATAGTAGCCTTAATTTTAATAATATTTTTTATAAATATGTATATAAATAATAATAAATCAAAAAGAATTAAAAAAGATAAGTGGCTTTTAAATATAAGATTATTTGGAGAATTGAAAAAATTATCTTTAAGTTCAGATTTATATCATTCATTTTCTATTCTTCTAAGTGTAGGGATAGGGATAATTGAAAGTGTAGAGATTTTGTATATAAACAATAATAACTATTATATAAAAGAGAATTTATTGGAAGTTAAAAAATCGTTATTAGCAGGAAATAATATAGCAACTGCTTTAAAAAAATTAAATTTATACAATGAGAGATTTTCAATTTTAATTACTGCTGGTGAAGAAAGTGGTTATTTATCAGAAAACTTATTGCAGATTTCAAAAATATTAAAACAAGATTTTGAATATAAACTAAAAAAATTAATGTCTTTATTAGAACCTATGGTAGTAGTATTCTTAGGACTTATTGTAGCTTTTGTTGTTGTGGCAATATATTTACCAATACTATCAATAGGAGATGTGTTTAGTCAATAATAAATTATTAAAATTAAACAATAGTTTTATGTAAAAGTAATAAGTGAACTGCGAATGACGAATTTTATCGTGAAATGCTATGTTAGTGAGTGTTAAGAAAAGCAACTGTTTGAGTTGATTTATCAACGAGTTTTGCTTTTTAACGAACGATTAGCATTTTAGATTAAAAATTCAGTCTCAGCAGGAACTATTTACTTTTATCATAATAATTTTAGGAGGAAATGGTATGAAAAATCGTGGTTTTTCTTTGATTGAAATTGTTGTAGCAGTGGCAATAATGGGGATATTATCGGGAATTGTAGGCTTACAGTTAAGGAGTTATATTGCAAAATCAAAGGATACTAAGGCAGTTGCAACTCTTAATACTTTACGTGTAGCTGCACAGCTTTATCAACTAGAAAATGAAAAACCTTTAATTGAAGATAGTTCAAAATATGAAGATAAAGAAGAAATTAAAAAAGCTTTAGAAAAGCTAGAACCTTATCTTGATAATAATGCAAAAGTAATAATAAAAGAACCTGAAATGGCAATAGGTGGTTCAAGAGAAGTTAAATCAAATGGAGATTTAGGAAAAATTAAATATGGAGGAAAAGTAAAAATTACTTTTAAAGATCCAAATGGGAATAATAGTGATGATGGCTACTATATGTGGCTAAAACAAGATGATGGGACAGAAAACGGAGATATAAAAGGAAATAAATGGATAGAATTTTAATAATATTGCTATATTTCCTATTATTTTTAGTTATGTATATAGATATAAATAAAAAATATATTCCTAATATTTTAAATTTTTCTATTCTAGTTCTTTCTATATTTATTTGTGGGATAGATAAAATTGATAGTTTTTTTATAGGGGCATCTTGCTATACTTTACCAATTTTGATTTTCTATGGTTATATATCCGATGTTTTGAAAAAAGAAGTCTTTGGTTTTGGTGATATAAAATTGATAATTGCTTTGGGAGGACTTCTATATCAGGGAGAGATAAATATTTTTTTACAAATTTATATATTTTATCTTTTAGTATTTTCGTTAGCGACCCTTTATATTATTATCTATATAGTTATAAGTTATTGTAGAAATAAATCAGTGAAGATTAGAGGTGTAGAGTTAGCATTTGCCCCTTATATATGTTTAGCTTTTATTATTATTTATAATTTTAATTTAGTAGAAAAAATAATTGAAAAAATTTAAAAATTTTATATAGAAAAATAAAAAGATTATATTTCAAATTTTATTATAAAAAATTTTCTTTGAAACAATTTTATATTTTTTTAATAAGATTGCTGCGACGTCCATAAATGTTTGGAGAGCCTTTGTGGAGCTCGAAAAACATTTATGGCTGGCAAGTAATCTCCATATATAATTAGAAATTGTTAAGATTTTTTTTCAAAGAAAATGAAGAAATTTAAGTTTTTAGAAAGGAAAATTTCTATTATGAATAAAAATAAAGCCTTCTCTTTAATGGAAGTTATAGTTTCAGTATTTATTTTAATTTTGGTTTTAATACCAAGCATAAAATTGAATATACAACAAATAAAAACTTATTCTAAGATAAGAAATGCTGATAGTGAGTTACATTTTTTTACTTCTTTAAATAATTATTTAAAGTCAGAAAATATAATAAATTCTCACTTAGAATTTAATAATTATTCTGATTTTATAACAACATTTAATAATTTTGGAAATTCCTTTCAAAATCTTAAAAATAAAAATTTTAAATTAATAATAGATATGGAAAAAACAGAAATAGATTTTTCAAATAGGAAAGAAAATGCAAGTTTAATTAAGGTGGAATATAGAGGAGATAAAAAAATTTATAAAAATACTCTTTTAAAATTTGAGGAATAAAATGTATATAAATAAAAATAAAGCCTTATCATTCATTGAAATAATCATAGCAGTAACAATTTTGTTAGCAGTTAGTTTCGCTAGTTTGATTACATTCTATTCAATGAATAAAAGTTTTTTAGTCATGAATAGTGCTTACAAAAGAGAAAAAGAAATAATAACTTTTAGAGATTTAGTAACAAGTCATATAAAATGGAATGAAAGTGCTGAAATAAGAGTTACTAGTATTTCAAAATCTAATCCTATAAATAGTTTAGGGAATTTATTTTTAAAACCTAGTGAAAAAGAGGGAAATTTATTGGTATTGAAAATAAAAAATTATGATGAAATAGAAAAGAAAGTAGAAAAATATTATAGATGTTTTTTATTTTATGAAGATAAAGCTAGTTTGAGTTATTTTGATGATAGCAATATTCATTCTCTTGTAAATATTTTTAATGGAACAGTGATTTTAGAGAATTGTACAGGAAAATTTCTAGTTGAGAATAATATTTTAAAGGTATATTTGAAAGATAAGGATAAAGAATATGAAGAAATATTGTACTATAAACAAAAATAAAGCTTTTATTTTTCTGCAAGTTATTATAATTTCTTTTCTATTTATTAGTCTAACTTTATTTGTACAAATTCTTTTAAATAGCAGGTTTAACCTATATAAGACTGATGTTAAGACACAAGAAAATTTTCAAGATTATGATTTTTTGGATGAAATAATTAAGCAAGAATTTAAAAATATAGAAGAAAAAGTCAATAACAAAGAAATTAGAGATGTGACAGAGTATATAGCTTTATCAGAAAATGGAGAAAAAATATTTCTAATAGCTGAATACAATAAAAGGATATCCTTTGGAGGATATAGATTATTGGAAGATGAGAAAGGAAAAAACTACTATAACTATTTAAAAGATAAGATAAAAGGGATGTACAAACCTAAGGTTAATGTACATTTTATTAAAAATATAAAGATTGCAGATAAAAGCTATTCACTATTTGCAACAGTGGAATATGAAATAGGGAGTTCAAGAGAGCCTGACACTTTATATAATGGTATTTTGACAAGGATGTGGATAAAAGAAAATGTTTAAAAAAATTTTACCTTTAAGCCATATTGATGATTGTATTATAGATAGAGACATTAGTAAAAATACTATTCTCAATTTAGAGAATAAATTTTTTAGCATTTTTAAAATTCAAGTTGAAAATATTATAAATGAAGAAGATAGAATAGAAAAATTGGAGGATAGATTGGAAGTTATTTTTCCAAGATATAATTCAGATGATTTTGTATTGAGATATGAAATTTTGAAAAAGGATAGGAAGAAAGAAAATATAGTTGTTTATCTACTAGATTTGGCACTTTTAAATGACTATATTATTGATGATATGAAGGACTACGGTTTTGTTTCAATTATTCCTTCTTTTTTTGTATGTAGAGAGAAGAAATTTTTAAATCATTATTTTAACTTTGATATTAGTGAGACTACGCTAGTTGTAACAGAGTATATGAACAATAATATTCTTGATATTTCAACTTTTAAACTATCAAAATCTTCTTTTGATAATGAGGAAGAAGTTGACATTGAAGATAAATATAGTATTGCAAATAGTTATTTGGTAAATATTGAAGATGATATAGAGATTATTTTTACAGGAAATAAGATAAATTTTGATGAATTAGATTTAACAAATAAAAATTATTCATATTTTGAAGTTGAAAGTTTAGATTTTACTAAATATCTTAATTTTTTACCTGATGATATAAAAAATAAATATTCTTTTTACTATGTAAATACTAAATATTTGTATGCTCTTTTAATAATTTCAATTATAACAGTCTTATCAACAATAATACTTTATCATAATATCCATAAGTCAGAAGAGAAATTGGAACAGTTAGAGATTGAGAGTTCTAATCTTGAAGATGAAATAAATGAAGCAAGAAGTGAAATGGAGGAAATTGAAAAGCAACATAAGGACTTATTAGAATTTATACAAAAAGAAGAATACAAAGATTTTAAAATAAGTTCTCTTTTAGAAGAATTAAGTTATCTATGTCCAAGTGGAGTGAAGATTTCTTCAATAGAATATGATGAGAATAAAATTTTTAATATAGAGGGAAGCACAGGAAAAATTGATAATGTAGTTAAGTTTTTAGAAAATATTACAAATTCTAAAAATTTTAAGTTATATAATTATGACTATATTTTAAGAAAAGAAAATGAAATTGAATTTAAACTTGAAATTAAATATTTTTAAAATTTAGGTAATATAATAGAAATAGTTTATATTAACTAAACTTTTGTGAAATTTTCTTTGAATAAATCCTTAATATTTTTTAGTTATATATAACGATTACTTGCCAGCCTATAATGTTTCAGTAGCTCCAAAATGCTCCTTTAACATTATAGGACGTCGCAGTAATCCTATTAAAAGCTATAAAATTCTCTTTCTCAAAGAAAATTTATTCTAAAAATTTAGAATATAATTTGCTTATCTCTATTTACATTTTTTAAATTAAAAATATTTAACTTAAAATTTATATACAGGTGATGGTATGGACTTAGATTTAAAAAATAAAAATTTAAAAATAATACTTTTAATTTTCATATATCTTTTAGCTTTTTATTTTCTCATCTTTAAAAATATTTTAAGGTTGAGTGAAATAAAAGAATTGGTGGAACAGGAAGATATAAAAATAGGAAAGTTAAACTATGAAAAGAATGTTGTTTTAAAGGCACTTGATATAAAAAGAAAGGATTTTGAAAAGGATAGAGAAAAAATAGAAAAGCAGGAAGAAAAATCTGATAAAGATAAATTTGATAATATTCCTAGTTTGTTTAACTATATAGAAGAAAAGATTTCTAAAAATAATATTATTTTTCAAAGTTTTGGGAGAAGTAGAAAAGATGGAGATAAGTTAAAAGTAACTATGGTTTTAAATGGAAGTGAAGGGAATATAAAAAATTTTTTTAGAGAGATAGAAAATGAAAATTATGATATTAATTTTTCTTCTTCATACTTAAAAATCAGTGTAGATAAGAATTTGCTGGAAGTAAAAACAACTTTATCGGCTAGTGTTTTAGATAAAACAGAAAAAATAGATAGTCTTATTAACAATAATATAAGTAATAAAGATATTTTTAAAAGAACTAATAAAAACTCTGAGGGGGAAGATACTACATATTCATATATGAGAATAGGAGATAAGACATATTATAGAGTTTCCAAGAAAAAAGAGATTGAAAGTAAGACTACAACTGAAAATAAAGAAGACAAGAAAAATAAAAAGAGTAAAGATAAAAAATCTAATAAGAAAGAGGAGGATAAAAAAAGTACGGATAATAAAAAAGAAGAAGTTAAAGAAACTTAAAATATTATAGAAAGTAAAATTAATTTTTCTTGAAGTAGTCTAAATAAACTTGAATGAGACTACTGCGACGTCCATAAATGTTTGGAGAACCTTTGTGGAGCTCGAAAAACATTTATGGCTGTCAAGTAATTGATACTATAAATAAAGAAATACTTAGTAAGTTAATTCAAGAAAAAATTATATATATGTTAATTTATTATTTATTAAAAAACTATAAAAAAGGTGAGAATAGATGAAAAAATTTACTTTAATCATATTTTTAATTTTAAATACCTTTATATTTCCCTCTGCTTTAAATCGTGATATAGACATTATAGATATGCCTTTACACGAAGTTTTAGCAGTTTTATCTAAGGAAACAGGGAAGAATTTAATTTGTTCTAAGGAAGCCAAAGATATTGTGATAGATACATATTTCAACAAGGGAGAAGATGTAAACTCAGTTTTACAATTTCTTGCTGAAAGCTATGATTTATCAATAAAAAAAGAAAATAATACTACAATTTTTATGTTACAAAGTGAGAAAAACACTAAAAAAGCTAAAATTATAGGTAAGATAACTTCAAATAATATAGCTTTAAAAAATGCAAAGATAGAATTAAAAGATTTGAATAAAGTAGTTTACACAGATAACAGTGGAAATTTTATTATTGATAATATACCCAAAGATGTATATGTCTGCAAGATTTCAAAGAAAGGATATGAAGAAAGAGGGGAAATAATAGATACTGTAAAATCAATAAATGTATTAAATGTTGATTTGAAAGAAAATCAAAATAATTATGAGAATAAAGATATTTCTGATGATTTATCAAATTCAAACTTCTATGAAATAGATGGGAAATTTTACTATACTAAAACTTTTTCTCTATTCAATGTTTCACCAGATGAAGTTTCAAAAATTTTACATGAAACTTTTGGGGAGAATATAAAGGTGAGTACTTTAAGTAAAGTAAATAAATTGGTTGTAAGTGCAGAAAGAGATATTTTAGAGAATGCTATATCTATAATAGAGGATATAGATAAAAATCCTAAACAAGTAAAAATAACTTCTCAAATTTTAGATATCTCAAATAATTTATTTGAAGAACTGGGCTTTGACTGGGTATATAAGCAAAATGTTGAAAGTCAGGAGAGAAATAGTCTGACAGCAATGATTTTAGGTAAGGCAGGATTAAATGGTGTGGGAAGCACTGTAAATATAGTAAGACAATTCCATAATAAAAGTGATGTATTGAGTGTTGGAATAAATTTATTGGAAGCAACCAATGATTTAGTTGTGAGTTCAGTTCCTACCCTTATGATTGCAAGTGGAGAGGAGGGAGAATTTAAAGTAACAGAAGAGGTAGTTGTTGGAATTAAAACTCATAGAGAGGATAAAAAGGATAGATATAGTGAACCTATTTTCAAGGAAGCAGGATTAATAATGAAAGTTAAACCTTTTATTAAAGATAATGATTATATAATTTTGGAAATTAGTTTAGAATTAAGTGATTTTAAGTTTAAGAAAAATGTTTTAAATTTGAAAGATATAAATTCTGGAACATATAATTCAGAGGGAGGTTCTAAGGTCGGTAGAGGACTTACAACAAAAGTTAGAGTTAAAAATGGAGATACAATTTTACTAGGAGGATTAAAAAAATCTATACAACAAAATATAGAAAGTAAAATTCCGATTTTAGGAGATATTCCTATAATAAGTTTCTTTTTTAAAAATACTACTAAGAAAAATGAGAACTCTGATATGTACATAAAACTTAAAGTTGAGATAGATGAGTAAAAAAATTTTTAAAAAATAGGGTAAATTCATTTTATATTCATTTTTCTACTATATACTTAAAGCATATAAGGGAACATAGATAAACCCCTCCCTAATAAAATGAATATGTAGATAGAAAAACCACAAGTCTCTCCCCTCATTTCTTGTGGTTTTTTGTATTTCAATGAATATGGTATAATATAAAAAATATTTACAAGGAGGAGGGTTAAATGAAAAAAGGAATAGGAGTAGGAATAGAAGATTTTAAAAAAATAATAGAAGAAGATTGTTACTATTTTGATAAAACTAATTATATAGAAGAGCTTTTAAAAGATAGAACAGAAATAAAATTATTTACCCGTCCTAGAAGATTTGGGAAGACATTGAATATGACAACATTAAAATATTTTTTTGATGTAAAAAATGCAGAAGAAAATAGAAAATTATTCAAAGATTTATATATAGAAAAATCAGAATATTTTAAGGAACAAGGACAATATCCAGTTATTTTTATTACAATGAAAGATTTGAAGAAAAATACTTGGGAACAAATGAACTTTGCTGCAAAATCATTAATTTCTAATCTATACAATGAGTTTGAATTTATAAGAGAAAAATTAAATGAAATTGAAAAAGAAAAGTTTTATAAAATATGGTCTAAGTCAGAAGATGGAGATTATGATAATTCTTTAAGATTATTAAGTGAATATCTATATAATTATTATCAAAAGAAAGTTATTTTATTAATAGATGAATATGACAATCCATTGATAGTAGCAAATCAAAATGGGTACTATAAGGAAGCAATAAACTTTTATAGAAATTTATATAGTTCAGCTTTAAAAACAAATTCAAATTTAAAAATGGGAGTATTG
This Fusobacterium animalis 7_1 DNA region includes the following protein-coding sequences:
- a CDS encoding type II secretion system protein, translating into MNKNKAFSLMEVIVSVFILILVLIPSIKLNIQQIKTYSKIRNADSELHFFTSLNNYLKSENIINSHLEFNNYSDFITTFNNFGNSFQNLKNKNFKLIIDMEKTEIDFSNRKENASLIKVEYRGDKKIYKNTLLKFEE
- a CDS encoding PilN domain-containing protein — protein: MFKKILPLSHIDDCIIDRDISKNTILNLENKFFSIFKIQVENIINEEDRIEKLEDRLEVIFPRYNSDDFVLRYEILKKDRKKENIVVYLLDLALLNDYIIDDMKDYGFVSIIPSFFVCREKKFLNHYFNFDISETTLVVTEYMNNNILDISTFKLSKSSFDNEEEVDIEDKYSIANSYLVNIEDDIEIIFTGNKINFDELDLTNKNYSYFEVESLDFTKYLNFLPDDIKNKYSFYYVNTKYLYALLIISIITVLSTIILYHNIHKSEEKLEQLEIESSNLEDEINEARSEMEEIEKQHKDLLEFIQKEEYKDFKISSLLEELSYLCPSGVKISSIEYDENKIFNIEGSTGKIDNVVKFLENITNSKNFKLYNYDYILRKENEIEFKLEIKYF
- a CDS encoding type II secretion system F family protein, whose protein sequence is MKNKKEKILFFTNELAIMLKSGLTFTTAIEIILKEEKDKNFKEVLRKIHKNLIAGKSIFESFKNFDKIFGNTYLYMLKIGEVSGSITERLEDISRSLEFDLANQKKLGGILVYPIVVISLTLIIVTFLLTFILPNFITIFEENQVELPLITRILLFISRNFHYILFFIVALILIIFFINMYINNNKSKRIKKDKWLLNIRLFGELKKLSLSSDLYHSFSILLSVGIGIIESVEILYINNNNYYIKENLLEVKKSLLAGNNIATALKKLNLYNERFSILITAGEESGYLSENLLQISKILKQDFEYKLKKLMSLLEPMVVVFLGLIVAFVVVAIYLPILSIGDVFSQ
- a CDS encoding type II secretion system protein yields the protein MKNRGFSLIEIVVAVAIMGILSGIVGLQLRSYIAKSKDTKAVATLNTLRVAAQLYQLENEKPLIEDSSKYEDKEEIKKALEKLEPYLDNNAKVIIKEPEMAIGGSREVKSNGDLGKIKYGGKVKITFKDPNGNNSDDGYYMWLKQDDGTENGDIKGNKWIEF
- a CDS encoding GspE/PulE family protein, whose product is MENSSEKIEKYFKKTINSTMNNNKNSYIEDIEELFIRENVSSNKGIFSILLEAIKFSASDIHIEALTDKIRIRYRINGILKEVAEIDKTFLSSIVSKLKILSSLDIVEKRKPQDGRFSLKYKGREIDFRTSIIPTMNGEKIVIRILDKFNYNFTLEDLYLSEQNKRIFYKTINQNNGIILVNGPTGSGKSSTLYSILKYKNREEVNISTVEDPIEYQIEGINQVQCRNEIGLGFATILRALLRQDPDILMVGEIRDKETAEIAVKASLTGHLVFSTLHSNDSLGCINRLVNLGIDSYLLSLVLQMVVSQRLVRKLCPHCKKEDENYKEKLKSLNLMEEKYRDIKFYTSEGCEKCMGTGYMGRIPVFEIIYFDDILKDMLAQKKETKQNFKTLLDDAMDKAKEGLTSLDEIMRQL
- a CDS encoding type II secretion system protein GspD, whose protein sequence is MKKFTLIIFLILNTFIFPSALNRDIDIIDMPLHEVLAVLSKETGKNLICSKEAKDIVIDTYFNKGEDVNSVLQFLAESYDLSIKKENNTTIFMLQSEKNTKKAKIIGKITSNNIALKNAKIELKDLNKVVYTDNSGNFIIDNIPKDVYVCKISKKGYEERGEIIDTVKSINVLNVDLKENQNNYENKDISDDLSNSNFYEIDGKFYYTKTFSLFNVSPDEVSKILHETFGENIKVSTLSKVNKLVVSAERDILENAISIIEDIDKNPKQVKITSQILDISNNLFEELGFDWVYKQNVESQERNSLTAMILGKAGLNGVGSTVNIVRQFHNKSDVLSVGINLLEATNDLVVSSVPTLMIASGEEGEFKVTEEVVVGIKTHREDKKDRYSEPIFKEAGLIMKVKPFIKDNDYIILEISLELSDFKFKKNVLNLKDINSGTYNSEGGSKVGRGLTTKVRVKNGDTILLGGLKKSIQQNIESKIPILGDIPIISFFFKNTTKKNENSDMYIKLKVEIDE
- a CDS encoding prepilin peptidase, which translates into the protein MDRILIILLYFLLFLVMYIDINKKYIPNILNFSILVLSIFICGIDKIDSFFIGASCYTLPILIFYGYISDVLKKEVFGFGDIKLIIALGGLLYQGEINIFLQIYIFYLLVFSLATLYIIIYIVISYCRNKSVKIRGVELAFAPYICLAFIIIYNFNLVEKIIEKI